A single region of the Thermodesulfatator indicus DSM 15286 genome encodes:
- a CDS encoding cytochrome b N-terminal domain-containing protein: MSSRVNPFIAWAAANSFLLALISGVFLAFPFRVEMPLVSTVGIEGVLPFGDFIRGIHFYTGQLAFLFLLAHIVDSLRLRSYARKSWFSWFLLIVTFPLTVFALFSGYVVRNDEIGSSAGHIAESLLLEVPLVGSFLNHLIMAVSKEGVHRIYAAHICVSFLLFIGLCGWHFNLKKIKIYDLAFMGLLASALTLIYPPLLRPFEPDLSVLGPWFFVGIQELLRHLPPFWAGVVFPSIPVVALFGYKKFPKFSAGILLAWHVVYFFLMWVGFNR, translated from the coding sequence TTGAGCTCCCGGGTTAACCCTTTTATAGCCTGGGCGGCGGCTAATTCTTTTTTATTGGCCCTGATAAGTGGAGTTTTTCTGGCTTTTCCTTTTAGGGTAGAGATGCCTCTTGTTTCAACGGTTGGTATAGAAGGGGTTTTACCTTTTGGTGATTTTATCAGAGGAATTCATTTTTACACAGGCCAGTTAGCTTTTTTGTTTTTGTTGGCCCACATTGTAGATAGCCTGAGGCTTAGAAGTTATGCCCGCAAAAGTTGGTTTTCTTGGTTCCTTTTAATAGTTACTTTTCCCCTCACCGTATTTGCTCTTTTTTCCGGTTATGTGGTGCGTAATGATGAAATAGGCTCTTCTGCCGGCCATATTGCTGAAAGCCTGTTGCTTGAAGTGCCGTTAGTAGGTAGCTTTTTGAATCATCTTATAATGGCCGTTTCCAAAGAAGGAGTTCACAGGATTTATGCCGCCCATATCTGTGTATCTTTTCTTTTGTTTATAGGGCTTTGTGGTTGGCACTTTAATCTTAAAAAAATCAAGATATATGATCTGGCTTTCATGGGCTTATTGGCCTCGGCTTTAACTTTGATTTACCCACCACTTCTGAGGCCTTTTGAGCCGGACCTTTCTGTCCTTGGTCCTTGGTTTTTTGTAGGTATTCAAGAGCTTCTCAGGCATTTGCCGCCATTTTGGGCTGGCGTAGTCTTCCCTTCTATACCGGTGGTTGCTTTATTTGGGTATAAAAAATTTCCTAAGTTTTCAGCAGGTATTTTGCTTGCTTGGCATGTTGTTTACTTTTTTCTTATGTGGGTAGGCTTTAATCGATGA
- a CDS encoding ubiquinol-cytochrome c reductase iron-sulfur subunit has translation MKQSSRRDFLSIGAKLFLGGLAVTGLYMAVHIFPRPPKKVLVKGEELKNKNLYVAKDFFLVKQQDSWLALWRRCPHLGCQVNYDPRQEIFICPCHQSRFTKSGQYIAGPAKKDLEVLAVSQKQGGLIVELPG, from the coding sequence ATGAAACAAAGCTCCCGTCGAGACTTTTTAAGTATTGGGGCCAAGTTATTTTTGGGAGGATTGGCCGTTACCGGTCTTTATATGGCTGTGCACATTTTCCCTCGGCCCCCTAAAAAGGTGTTGGTCAAAGGGGAGGAGCTCAAAAACAAAAATTTATATGTGGCTAAAGATTTTTTCTTGGTAAAACAACAGGATAGCTGGCTTGCCCTTTGGCGGCGCTGTCCTCATTTAGGGTGCCAGGTAAACTATGATCCTCGGCAAGAAATTTTTATCTGCCCGTGTCACCAGAGCCGTTTTACTAAAAGCGGCCAATATATAGCTGGCCCGGCTAAAAAAGACCTTGAAGTTTTAGCTGTTAGTCAAAAACAAGGGGGGCTTATCGTTGAGCTCCCGGGTTAA
- the rlmD gene encoding 23S rRNA (uracil(1939)-C(5))-methyltransferase RlmD, with protein sequence MLRLLTMKPEAVVVIEKLIHGGEGLARLPDGQVVFVSDVIPGEKVHIKITQRLGDYSLARPLEILEPDPQRRKPICPYFSSCGGCQFQHLPYTRQLEEKLSIFCETLERTGKLPAKELVSGIVPSPREFFYRNRLQFHVHQETGALGFLKRRSHDLVPVRECALAAPEINEVIKKLPDIPAWKRLHPYVKRVNLALSLAERKVVLLFWSQLAPREEDLAEIYEELSVLKAIYYWIRGRNPVGPFPKDAKDRGRRRMPIPKQIAGTEKDVFFWASPGVFVQANWEINLNIMAYLKEILPLASGQEILDVHCGIGNFLLPLATGTNCGEGVDTDHRAIADAQENASLWGLSQVTFEVYSAIEALINYFKEARSFPLALLDPPRGGCKEILRFLPDVVSEKLVYISCDPPTLARDLKILQKLGFKILSVKAFDMFPQTFHLESVTLLEKTS encoded by the coding sequence TTGCTGCGGCTTTTGACCATGAAGCCTGAAGCCGTAGTAGTTATTGAAAAGCTCATCCACGGTGGAGAGGGGCTGGCAAGGCTTCCTGACGGCCAGGTGGTCTTTGTCTCTGATGTTATTCCTGGCGAAAAAGTTCATATAAAAATAACGCAAAGGCTTGGAGACTACTCGCTCGCCAGGCCTTTAGAGATCCTTGAGCCTGATCCTCAGCGCAGAAAACCGATCTGTCCGTATTTTTCTTCTTGTGGGGGATGCCAGTTTCAACATCTGCCTTACACGCGGCAGCTAGAAGAAAAGCTTTCTATTTTTTGTGAAACCCTTGAGCGCACCGGAAAGCTTCCTGCTAAGGAGCTGGTCTCAGGTATTGTGCCTTCGCCAAGAGAATTTTTTTACCGTAACCGCCTGCAATTTCACGTGCATCAGGAAACAGGGGCCCTTGGCTTTTTGAAGCGTCGCTCTCATGATCTGGTTCCGGTTAGGGAATGTGCTCTGGCTGCACCGGAAATTAACGAGGTAATCAAAAAACTCCCTGATATACCGGCCTGGAAGCGCCTGCATCCTTATGTTAAACGAGTGAACCTGGCCCTTTCTCTGGCGGAAAGAAAAGTGGTGCTCCTTTTCTGGAGTCAACTTGCTCCCCGTGAAGAGGATCTGGCCGAAATTTATGAAGAACTTTCGGTGCTCAAAGCTATTTATTATTGGATTCGTGGAAGAAATCCGGTAGGCCCATTCCCCAAAGACGCCAAAGACCGGGGTCGCCGGCGTATGCCTATACCCAAACAAATTGCCGGTACCGAAAAAGATGTATTTTTCTGGGCCTCTCCTGGAGTCTTTGTCCAGGCTAACTGGGAGATTAATCTCAATATTATGGCCTATTTGAAAGAGATTTTACCCCTTGCCTCTGGCCAGGAAATTTTAGACGTCCATTGTGGAATAGGGAATTTTTTGTTACCACTGGCCACCGGGACTAATTGTGGAGAAGGTGTTGATACTGACCACCGGGCCATTGCCGATGCTCAGGAAAATGCCTCTTTGTGGGGGCTTTCCCAGGTAACCTTTGAAGTGTATTCGGCCATAGAGGCCCTGATTAATTATTTCAAAGAAGCTCGCTCTTTTCCTTTGGCCTTACTAGATCCCCCACGGGGAGGCTGCAAAGAGATTCTTCGCTTTTTGCCTGACGTGGTTTCAGAAAAATTAGTTTACATCTCCTGTGATCCACCCACCCTCGCGCGAGACCTTAAGATTTTGCAAAAGCTTGGTTTTAAAATTCTTTCTGTCAAGGCCTTTGACATGTTTCCCCAGACTTTTCACCTTGAAAGTGTAACTTTATTGGAGAAAACTTCATAA